CTTAAGGGAATAAGGGGCGCGTCAGGACGAAACAAAAGGGGAAACAAAAGGGGGCAGGCCGTGTTTTGTTGGTTTTCTATCCGTTTAAAGACATGACCGAAGCCGCTATCACTCGCTACATCACCGAGACGTTTCCGGGCGTTTCGGTCGTCGACGCGGAGGGCAATGCCTTCTTTTTCTACAACCCCGCCCGCATGCTCCGCGCATGCTTCATGCGCTAAACTATGACATCGCATAGCAACAAGAGCAGAATAATCTCGGTGATCTTAATTATTGTCGGCGGCTTCGTTGCGCTTATTGGCTCACTCTTTGTCTATTTCTCATGGCATGTCACAATTCGAGAATCCAAATACCGTCCCGCAACTTTCATCGTCGAACGAGCCGAATATTATAAGGCTCGGCGCGGTTTCGAATATAACGCATACGGCACCGTCGATGGCAGCTCTGAGATCCTTCCTTTAAGCGATTTTGCCCCGCCCCCCAATTCTGATACTGAACTGTTAACAACCTTCCCCAAAGGGCGAAAACTTGAAATTCTCTTCGATTCAGGTGCCCCCAAAGGATTTGTTCTTGAAGGGACCTCGTTAAGGCTACTGCCCGCTTCCTACAACATTCACAACGCTCTCAAAAAGGCGTTACTCAAGATGGCCGGCATCTACGGGCCTTTCACTTTGGGATTATGCATGCATTTTTTCATAACCCGCCGCGAAAAAATTGAGCTAAAACAAAAACGAGATTTATACGAAGCGAAACGAGATGCGAAAAAACAAAGACGCGCATTACTTACTCCTGGCAGACGGTTTAAGAAAAGATGATCGAGCCAAAGAGATCAGGACGCTAGTTGCTACTTCCACCGGCGAATTCTCCAGGCGAACTTCATAATCCTGACAATCGAATCCAATGATATCTCGTTATCCGTTGCTGCTGGCTTTGGCTTTTAACGCGACCCTGGCCCTGTCACCCGAACTTCATGCGGGCAGGCCAAATCCAGGCGCCCCACGTGATCGCGTTCTCCCTCGTCCGCTGACTGGCATCGAGAAATACGGTGACCCAAAATCCATCAGCAGCAAAGATGTCGCTCGCCTCCCCGACCACCTGACGCTGGATAAGCTTTATAAAAAATGGGGCTATGCCCACTTGGGTGATCCACCCCTATTCCTCCAGTATCATGCAGACGGAGATTTTTGGTTTTACGTGAGCTTCGATCTGGACGACATCCCCACGATCTTGGCTGGCGATTATCATAAAGTAGAGATCCTCGGCGTGACTTTGGTCGGCGTTGGCCGCTACGAACAGTTTCCATTTGCTAAAGTCTGGACCTCAACGCGGGTTTCACCCGCAACCAAGGTCAGCATTGAGCAGATCCGAGATCTACCCGATGAACTTTATTTCGATCAGATCCAAAGCTGGTGGGGCAAGAGTCGCATCAGTGGTTTGGCATCAGACGCTACCGTGGCCATGTTCGGACGCCACAGTCGGGATATGTTTCCTCCCGTCGCGTCAGTCGCTTACCACACGCCTATGGATGGTTATCGTTTGGTGTTCTTTCTTGATTGGGCGTCGGCCGCTGAGTCCGTTGCCGGCAAGAAGACCCGCGTAAAGGTAACCAGTATTTATACGATGGGACCAAATTCCAAAGCGATTCTCGAATGGGGCAGCTACATTAACCTCAAAACAGGTTCTCTTTATAATCCACCGCCCAAGAAAGATCCCTTCGCCCCTGACACCGAACCACGGCCAAAAGGATTTCTAGGCTTGGAATAGGCGTCGAATCGGGGTCAAGCCAATGGGGTAATCGAGCCAATGGGGTCAATCGAGCCAATGGGGTCAATCGAGCCAATGGGGTCAGGCCGAGTATTGTTGTATTTTGAAAAAAGTTTCTGGGATCAATTATCCTTCATAGCTCAACCCACCTCGTAATACATGAATCCCCAGTTAAAGCCCATTTTTCCAACACCAAGTCCTGGTCCGGCTACACGCTAAAACCAGTTTCCATTAGGCCAGTCATAACTACCTTAAATTCAATAATGAGTGGCATTTCCATCTTCAGACTTTTCCCTCTCACCTTCTCATTGCTATTCGCAGGATGCGACCTTTCGGGATACGGCGGGAGCTTGTCTACGCCGACCGCAGCACATGTAGATTTCACCGATGAAACCCTTCTCAAATTCAATTCGAGTCTATGCTCTACACTATTCCGCTATCTTGCCGGAAACCCACGATGGGAAATTCGTGAAGAACGCGGCCTCAAATATGCCGTCCGGCTTGAGCTCGTTAATGGCACTTATGAAACCACTCTGAATGGTTTCTACAGCTCCAGCGATTATGAAAATTATCACCAAACCCGAGTCCTCCTTTCCTTTGGTAGACCTTACGGATTTGGAGTCGAACGCGGGAACACCACAAAAGTAAGGCCCGGGGCAAAAGACGTTCCCCTTACAATAGAAGCAGAACACGCGGGCACTCCGGGCAATTCCTCGTATGCCATTATCGAGGGTGCTGGGTTTTTCCTAGAGATCTACGATCAAGCACCGGGCTTACGTAGAGAGTTCACACAAGCTGCGTTTAACGAAGTCTGCACAGAACTCAAAGACGTGCTATCCTATCGTGAAGAAATCGATAAAACGGGCGTCTTGCCCGTGCCGGCCCGCTACCCCGCTCCCTTGCCCGTAGAAAAGAAGTTCGTCGTCAAAGATGGCATGCAGCCCGGCATTTACCTCATCGACGCGGCCATTGCTCCCACTCAACAAGGCTTCGCCTACGTAAAAGCTTTCGATGTCAAAACGGGAGCCCGGCTTTCAGCCCAACGAATGACTCCAAGAACAACCCGCCACGTGGGGTGGTCCAACGAAGGAAAGTCGTTCTTTCCTTATAAATCGGAGTTGACGGTATACGAAGGCGACTGGAGCCACACTTACGAAGCCCGGTTTGAACTTTGGCACAGCCCCCTCAAAGGCCCCGAAATGAAACTCGCAGAAGCAACCAGGACTATAAACGGATGGGAAAGATAACCGTCGAGCCAAAGGGGTCAGGCCTTCAGTATTCGAAAAAATAGATATTCCGCATGATCGAAGCCGCCATGAACTGCTCAGAACCTAGAAGTCCAGCGTAAGAGGCCCATTATCTGACGCCCGTGAATTACTATCGCTACTGCTCCGCCGCCATCAGCCCTTACACTCGGGAACGGTATGGCATTTTCATCTCCGTCTGGCATCTGATCCGCGACAAAAAGGTGACTGCCGAGGAAGAGGCCGCCTACTGGAAAGCCCGCGCCTGGTTCGAGACGCACCTGATCATTCCCCCTTTCTACAAAGAGGGGAATCCCGACCGCGCACTTACGTGGTTCAAAGCAACGGCCATGGACTGCCACATCGTTCAGGAACTGAAATTCTACCGGGATCTTGCGCAGAAATACGGCGTGCAGATCGACCTCGTCTCCACCGATGCGCCTGGCGAAATTATTTACGAAGACGACTATCAGATCGGGGCTTTGCAAAAGAAGGCCTTACAATCGACATGACCATTCGCGACCTCGCCCTCGCCGACATTCCGCCCTGCGCACGACTCTTCACAGACGTTTTCTCCAATCCGCCGTGGAGCGAACACTGGACAGAGACCTCGGCTCTTCGGCGTCTGGATGATTGCGCGCGCACCCCGCACTTTCTCGGACTTCTCGTCGAGGATGAACGCGGACTGTGCGGCTTCGCCTTCGGCTATTCCCAATACTATCTCGACGAGCAGCACTATTACCTGCTCGAGCTATGCATCGACACCGCCCGGCAACGGCAAGGCGTGGGCGGCGCTTTGTTGACCGCGTTGAAGGGCAAAGCCATTGAATCCGGCATCTCACGTCTTTACACGCTCACGGCTCGCGACACTCCCGCGCAGGATTTTTATGCAAAACACGGTTTCTACGTGAGTCCCAAGATGATCATGATGGCCCACCGCCTGTAACTGGAGTCCGGTTGATCAGACCCCATCGGCATCGCACGCACAACCCGCCATGAAACTCACCGAGGACCTGAAATCGCCGCGGCTCATCCACGCGAAAGGGTTTCTCTTTCTTCTGCTCGGGCTCATCGGTGTCACCGGAATCTTACTTGAGTCCCCGCATTTCCGCACGGTGGTGCTGCTGGGGGTCTCGATCTGGGCGTTCTGCCGTTTCTACTACTATCTCTTTTACGTCCTCGAACGCTACCTCGGCAAATCCACGCCTTACGCCGGCATCTGGGACGCGCTTCGGTTTGTTTTTAAGCGATAATACCCATCGACCTGAAACCAGCGGATCGAATCCGTTAACACCTTCCCTTACATCATGACCAAATCCATTCCTGTGTTGTTCGCACTCGTAACGCTGCTCGGCTTGTCCGGCTGCGTCACTCAGCCAACGGCCACCACGCCTACGGCGGCCACCTCCACGCTGGGCGATCGAGCCACCTATAAATTGGAGGAAATCGTGGTTTCGCTTCCCTTGGCCGGAAGTCAGGGCCCATATCAAAATCTGCATATCACGTTGGCGGTTTTCATCAACCCGCTGCGCGAAAGCTATTCCTACGACTACGAAGCCCAAGGCCTCGTCCGCCGCCTGGAGCCTCGGATCAACTCCACCGTGTCAGCCTCCTTGCTCGAGTTGGACACCCAAACCATCGCCAACACCAAGGCTCTGCGGATCAAGGCAATCGCCGAGGCCGAAAAAGTCCTGGCTAACACACTCCGCAACTGGACGTATGCCGCGGACTATAAAATCGAGATCAATGTTCTGAACATCTATTGGACGGATTCTTCCGGCGGCCGCGAACCCAGCCCGGCATCCCGCTGGTAATTCACCCTTTTCCCATAAGTCCCTTTCCATGAAAAAAGTCCTCTTCCTCCTTTCCCTCTCGTTCATCACCCTGCTTACCTCGGGTTGCGCCACGTTCGGCAAACCGAAGGAGATCGATCCGGCTACTGGCCGAATCAAAACCCAATCAATTTACGGTCAGGTCAAACCGACCGTATTACGAAGCGACAGCATTCATATCGGCACCTATCGCGACATGATTCTCGTCCTCGGTGGTGACGACTTTGTGGTCCAGCAAACCATCAACTTTGGCTTTTTCAAAGAAGTCGTCACCCGTGAACAGCTGGAGCAAAAACTCATCCGCGACAAAAAGACGGATATCGTATCAGACGTGAGCGGCCTCCTTTCCTGGAAAAAAGTGGCCGACAACTACAAGCCGTTTCTCGTCCTAAAACCCGCAATTCGCCGTGAGGGCCGAGATACGTTTATGAAGTTTACCGTGTATGCCGCCGACACCGCCACCCAAGTGTTCGAGGCCGAAATCGAAATGGATTTCGTCTGGAAAGGCATCAACGACGACATCGTTTTTTATCCGCTCTACAACTCCTTCATCGATTGGGTCAAAGCCCAGAAGGAGTAGACACTCGAAGCCATTCGCTATGGCGCACACTTAAGCTAAAAAGCCGCAGCGGCTGATCTCGCCTCGTCGTTTATCGGCTGTTTTTTGGCCGCTGGTTTCAGCACGGGTTGCCCTTAAAAGTGCCCCCGCCGCTCAATCTCTTTCCGCCACCACGTAAGTGTCCTCGCGCTTCGGTTTGTCGTCGCGGCGATAGAGAATCTTGAAATCCGCCCGTTGCTCCAGCTCCACGCCCGAGGCATTGCAGGCCACCACTCGCGCCGGACCCGTGATTTCGTCCGCACTGCCGACAAATCGCACGCGGCTGCGGTCATAGAGAAAATACGCCTCGCCCCGAGACTTCTCGGTGAGGCCGGGCGAAATCAGGTAAAGCGGGGCTGTCTGCGGCAGCGCCTGCTGTTTTTGGATTTCCACCGCGACGAGCACGCAGAACTCATAGTGCTGATCCCTCAATTCCTGATCGTAAACGGTCGAGCTGAAAAACGACCATAGATTCCACCCCGCCAACACGAGCACGAAGCCTGCGACCGCCACCTTGATCGCTGGTGCGAAGCGAACCGGTTTCCATTCCAGCATCGCCTGGATCAACCCGGCCATGAGCAGGAGGCAGCAGGGCACCACGCAATAAACGCGGTAACGCGCCACCACCGGAGTCATCACGCCCGCCAGCGCGATGGTGGCCAAAATCGCCAGCACCGGAAACCAGCGCGACGGATTCGCCCTCGCCCGCACCAAAGCGAAAACGATGGCCGCCAGACACAGCGCGCTGGTTCCCCAATCAAATATCCCGCGGCGGTCGGTGATCACCCCGGGAACGGCATCCTTCACCCAAAGCGTCATGCCCTGCTCCCAAACGCGCCCTGCCATCTCGGCGACTTGCACGCCGATGGGTTTTGCGGCCGAACGCGCCAGCACATCGTTTACGAAATTGCGCTCCACGCCCTCGGCGAGGTTGAGCCAGCCCGTATTGGCCAGCGCGATCCAGCACGGCAGCGCGACCACGCACATCAGCACCGCATACGCGAGTGCCAGTCGTCTCGCGGCCCAGAGTGCATGCAGACGCGGACGCACCGCGCACGTCCACGGCGCTTCGGCGGATAAGCCCTGCGCCAGCAACAGCAGCATCCAGATAAAGATCAGCCCGCCCGTGAGCCGGAACGACAGATACTCGATCAGGAGTAATCCGTTGCACACACCCGCCAGGCCAAATGCAAATAGCGAACGCCGGTCGCGCGCATACAGCAAAGCGGCCAGCGACAGCGCGACCGTGGTGACCGGCGCGTAAGTTTCCATCGCGGTGCGCCCGCTCGCGATCACGTAGGTGTTGGTCGCCAGCAACAGCGTGACCAGCAAGGCGGCGCCCTCGTGCCGGCAGAACCGCAACGCCGCCAGAAAAAACACCGGCACCGCCAGGCACGACCAGATGACAAACGGCCAGCGCAATCCCAGCATCGTGCCGCCGTTTAAGCGCAGGCCGGCTTCGCCCAATAAATTGATAATCGGGAAATCGGGATCGAGGAGATGCTTGTGGATCGAGTCATGTGAGAGCTCCCCCGTCTGCGTCTCCTCCACGACGCTGACGTCCGCCGGCGGGTAAACCTCCAGCTGCGTGACGCGCGCGGTCACCGCGATCACCATCACCAGCGCCAAACCCAGCCACCCCGCGCGGCTGAGCTTTAAGGGTGGAGCCGCGCTTTGCACCGGTTTGCACAACCACCCAAACAGCGCCAACCAGAGAGCGATGATGCCAAACTGAAGAAAAAAACCGGCCCTGAAATTAAGATTCCACGCGTTGACATACCAGGCGTTGGCGAGCACCAGCAGCACGGGACTTAGAAGGATAAACGTCTTTTTCATCGCCACAGGTAAGATGCCCAACGGCCTGCGAACGAAGGCGGTTAGCATGTAGCGATGCAATCCTTAGGAACGCGCGCCGGGCGCGGATCAACCACTATTGAGTTCGTCCAAAATACCCGTTCAACATCACCGCCCACCCAAGAAGGTCGGAGTAACCCCAAAAAAACATGTCACTTCACGACGCCATCGAGATTAAACAGCGAGAAGCCGATTTGAAGAAGAGCCCCTGGCTGAAACTGGCGGGCGTTGGTCTCTTTGTCATCGGCATGCTCATCCTCGTTTCCACCACGACCGATGCTCACGGCAGGCCTCCGCAAGCGAAGGATCTCTATACTTGGGTGATGATCGCAGGCGGAGTCCTTTATCTCGCCTACTGCCATCACCAGCACAGCCGGCGGATCGATGTTCTGGAGTTGGAGCTCCTGAAACTCCGACGTGAACGCTCATTCAAAACCCAGAATGACCAGCAGGGCTAAACGCTCCCGATGAAAAAACTGCTCACCACGTTGCTGCTTTGTTTGATCGCATGGGTCACGCGCGCCGAAGACGTCATCCCAAGCAGCGGAGACTGGCTCCTGCCCAAGGACGTTTATGGCCAGTTTCGATTGGTCCCCAGCAAGCAGATCCGCCATGTCACCAAGGAAACCGAATGGAACGGCCCGTGGTCCCGCTATCCGCGGTTTTCGCTGAAGGTCGGCTCCGAGCACGGCCATCAAACCAGCCCCGGTGATTTCCATTACGTTGACCCGAAAATCACCCTGCAAGGCTTCACCCAGACGAGTAAGGAAACCCACTCGACCACCGTTAAATTATTCGACCGCGCCTCCAGACCGGCCGACATCAAGGTTAACTTTTATCCGGCGCCAGAGCTCGTGAGTCTTAACCAAGACTATCTGGCGGCCACGGTTTCCGGCGACAACGCACTGGTAACGTGGAATCTCTTCGTGCGATTCACGGAGGAGAAACCCGACTACATTAAAGAGGCACCTAAAAAGTGACCCATTCCTGTCGGCCGGTTAAGACCAACACCCTCCGCTCCAAGGCGCACTTTAGCCCGTGCGCCTTTTTTGTGCTTTTAGGTCGTCGTCCAGCCTGCGCCCCCCTGAACCGATTATCGCAAATCAGCTAATTAAACATAGCCAACCAACCAGCGTCTTGCATCTTTCATAAAAAGCATGCCCGAACCGACTTCCCCCACCTACTTTCGTCGCCTGAAGGCGATTTGTATGGGGCGCGTGGAGGAGATCATTCCGATACTGGAGGATCGTTCGCCTCGCTGGGGGCTGTTTTGCGCGGCGGTCATTTTGGTTGGTTGCGGTCTGTATGGAACGTCCGTGGGTCTGTGGCGCTCACCGCTTCAATCGGTTTATACCGGCGTTAAAATCCCTCTGCTGATTTTCCTTACCTGTGCAGGCAACGCCCTCCTTAACGGCATGCTCGGACAAGTGCTCGGCTCGGGACTCGGGTTTCGGCAGGTGTCCACCGTGATCATCCTGAGCTTCACCACGGCGGCCTGCATCCTGGGTGCATTCAGTCCGCTCGCTTTCTTCGTCCTCTACAACACACCGCCACTCGAATCCCTCGACGGCAGCACCGGTCATAGCATCACGCTGGTCACGCACGTCGTGCTCATCGCCTACGCAGGCATCATGGCCAATTACCGGCTGCTGGCCCTGCTTCGGCATTTTGCCCCCAACCGCACCACGGCACTGACCACACTTCTCGCCTGGCTCGGCGGCAATCTCTTGCTCGGCACGCAACTCTCCTGGGTGCTGCGGCCGTTCATCGGCTCGCCTAGTCTGCCTGTGGAGTTTCTCCGCGCCGCACCCCTGCGCGGCAATTTTTTCGAAGCACTCTGGGCCGCCCTCCAAAATCTTTCGTAAGCCATTCAACTCATCCACACCATGTCCGACGCCAATTCCCAACCCACCCCGCCCGCCATCCCCCACTCCGAACCCCTGCCCACCGGGGCAACTTCGCCCAAGCCCGTCGCGCCGATGAACTACACGAGCCTGGCGGGAATTCTTGAGGCGTTGCTCAAGCAACCCGGCGCGTTGCTCAACGAGCTCAGCGGAGACCGCCGCGGCGGCATCATCAGCCGGCTCATCGC
This portion of the Rariglobus hedericola genome encodes:
- a CDS encoding GNAT family N-acetyltransferase; amino-acid sequence: MTIRDLALADIPPCARLFTDVFSNPPWSEHWTETSALRRLDDCARTPHFLGLLVEDERGLCGFAFGYSQYYLDEQHYYLLELCIDTARQRQGVGGALLTALKGKAIESGISRLYTLTARDTPAQDFYAKHGFYVSPKMIMMAHRL